ATCCATCTTTCATCCGGCTAAACCCAACCGGGTACTGGGCTCTGTTAATAAGCTGATCGTTTATGCGTTGCAGCATCGCTGGGGGCATTTTGCCGTTGGTGCGCTTAACGGTTTGCTGCCTTGCGGGTTTGTTTATATAGCTCTGCTGGGTGCCGCAAATACCCATGGGGTGGTGGCTGCCGGTAAATATATGGTCAGTTTTGGCGTGGGTACGGTGCCGCTTATGTTGCTGGCAACGGTGGGGGCCGGTTTTATTAGTCAGCCCTTGCGACGCAAGCTAAACAGGGTGATCCCTTATTTTATGGTATGCCTGGGTTTTTGGTTTATTTTAAGAGGGCTCAATTTGAATATCTCGTATTTAAGTCCGCGGATTGAGGCGGGGGCGGCGGCTTGTCATTGAATCTTTTGTCAATTGCGAGCAGGATTGCGGGAACAGGACTGAGCGCGAAGCAATGACAAATGGGGGTAGAATTATGATATCCGTCATATTTCCTTCTGACCCCCATCATGGCGCGGGTAGTGCTTTTGGCGGAACTTTGAGGTATCAAAAAACAAATAATTATGGCAACCTTAATAAATACTCCCGCCGTGTGGACCGCTCAAATGAGCACCGAGGAAAAAGTTACTGTATGGACCAAACTGGTAAACTTTGTAGCCACTCAAAAACAAAATCACACACTTTGGTTCTTTATTAACCTGGTGGTACAGGGTGTGCTGGTATTACCCATCCCTGTGGCATTGATCTACTACTTCAACGCGCCAGATTGGGTGCTGGCAGTAACCATGATCTGCTTCTTTGCCAACATCATTGTTAATATGGGTGGCGAGGGCATCAAAACCACCATTGGCTTTTTTGCTGCATCTATTGCCAT
This region of Mucilaginibacter yixingensis genomic DNA includes:
- a CDS encoding sulfite exporter TauE/SafE family protein; this translates as MGPLSDNAVAFYIGLFGSIHCIGMCGPLAFAIPAGQGSKWLLVWDKLIYQFGRVCSYVLLGLIIGLMGKQLWLLGLQRGLSLLSGMLIILAAMARWLKLSIFHPAKPNRVLGSVNKLIVYALQHRWGHFAVGALNGLLPCGFVYIALLGAANTHGVVAAGKYMVSFGVGTVPLMLLATVGAGFISQPLRRKLNRVIPYFMVCLGFWFILRGLNLNISYLSPRIEAGAAACH